The DNA segment TACAGCATCCCCGAGGAAGAGCGCGAGCGCCGCTGCGACCTTGGCAGCGATGACTGCGTGATCGACGAGAAGGCCTTCTACGTGCGGGGCTGCATCGAGATCCCCGTCCACGGGCAGCCCGATCCGTTCACGTGGGGCGTGTGGGTATCCCTCAGCTTGGCCAGCTACACGGAGTGGGTCAGGACCTTCGAGCAGGCCAAGCGAGCCCACGCCGGGCCGTTCTTTGGCTGGCTCAATGCCTCCCTGGCACCCTATCCGGACACGGTCAACCTCAAGACGCGGGTGCATCTCAGGGACGACGGCATCAGGCCGGCGATCGAGCTGGAACCCACGGACCATCCGCTCGCCATGGAGCAGCGCAATGGCATCTGCGCCGCGCGGGTGGCGCAGTTGTATGCATTGGCGGTGCATCCTGCCGACAGCCCGCCTTGAAGCAGGCTGACGTGACCTTACTCACGCACCGCGAGCGGCACGATGCTAGCCCAGGCTGTCCCCCATCGACGTCTTCATCGCACAATTGCGGAGCGCTGAACCCATGCCAACAAGAATCATCCGGGGCCGGCTGACAGGCTGGCGGCTGCTGTCCATTTCGTTGGCCGCCGCGCTGCCGTTTCTCGTGATGTTGCCGCTGGCTTACTACGAGTCCGAGCGACAGGCGCAAGCGCAAGCCAATGCCGCCAACGAGATCGTGCTGCGCCAGGCCGAATCCATCCTCAATCAGGCGGCGAACCTGTCAGCCACCCTGACGACGCTGGCAGGACAGCCCTGCGATCAGGTCAAGGACCAGCTCCAGCGCATTGGCACATTCAGGCCTTATTTTCGCGCCCTGGTACTGGTACGCGAGCACGGCCTCTACTGCTCGTCGGCTACGGGGGAGTTCCGCCAGCCGGTGTCCGAACTCACCGGCCAT comes from the Cupriavidus basilensis genome and includes:
- a CDS encoding DUF2199 domain-containing protein, yielding MPFSFKCASCGEIHEGMPSLDADAPLSYYSIPEEERERRCDLGSDDCVIDEKAFYVRGCIEIPVHGQPDPFTWGVWVSLSLASYTEWVRTFEQAKRAHAGPFFGWLNASLAPYPDTVNLKTRVHLRDDGIRPAIELEPTDHPLAMEQRNGICAARVAQLYALAVHPADSPP